One genomic segment of Caloranaerobacter ferrireducens includes these proteins:
- a CDS encoding recombinase family protein translates to MVKKVSIIPAKPIAAIKGLPKETKKRVCAYCRVSTDTDEQLSSYEAQVTYYEDYIRKRPDWEYAGIYADEGITGTNTKYRAQFNRMIEDAMAGQFDMIITKSISRFARNTLDCLKYVRILKEKGIGVYFEKENIDTMDSKGEVLLTILSSLAQDESRSISENSRWGIVRRFQQGKVRVNHKKFMGYDKDENGELIINEEQAKIVRRIFKEYLQGKSADKIAAGLMKDGILTVTGKKKWHPTVITKMLKNEKYCGDALLQKTITVDFLTHKRVKNEGQAPQYYVENSHPAIITKEMFEAVQKEMKRRSKLRGFGDKERRSKHSSKYPFSGKIICSSCGAVYRRKRWGPTNKYKKYVWNCRTRDENGPEACNMKAVDEEKLKAAFVRVVNKVIKDSDGFIKKMMGNIEKVLNENKDEAKLKTIDSRLAELREQITNLIRLNSRSSIDSDIYDEEYNRLVLEMENLRSQRLAYTKTEMECKNNYSRVREIEKILNEYELINSFDEELFRVLVEKIKVVSLIEVEFVLKTGVMVREIL, encoded by the coding sequence ATGGTTAAGAAAGTATCTATAATTCCTGCCAAACCTATAGCAGCAATTAAAGGTTTACCTAAAGAAACAAAGAAAAGAGTATGTGCTTACTGTAGAGTTAGTACAGATACTGATGAACAGTTATCAAGTTATGAGGCGCAGGTTACTTATTATGAGGATTATATTAGAAAAAGACCGGATTGGGAGTATGCAGGAATATATGCCGACGAAGGGATAACTGGAACTAACACAAAGTATAGAGCTCAGTTTAACAGAATGATTGAAGATGCAATGGCAGGTCAGTTTGATATGATTATTACCAAATCTATCAGTCGGTTTGCAAGAAATACACTTGACTGTCTTAAATATGTAAGGATTTTAAAAGAAAAAGGTATAGGAGTTTATTTTGAAAAAGAAAATATAGATACCATGGATTCAAAGGGAGAAGTGCTGCTTACTATTTTAAGTTCTTTGGCCCAAGATGAAAGCCGCTCAATTAGTGAAAACAGCAGGTGGGGAATTGTAAGACGTTTTCAGCAAGGTAAAGTCAGGGTAAACCATAAAAAGTTTATGGGGTATGATAAGGATGAAAATGGAGAGCTTATCATCAATGAAGAACAGGCTAAAATAGTAAGAAGAATTTTTAAAGAATATCTTCAAGGTAAAAGTGCAGATAAAATTGCAGCAGGGCTTATGAAAGATGGAATACTAACTGTTACAGGAAAAAAGAAGTGGCATCCAACGGTTATAACCAAAATGCTTAAGAATGAAAAGTACTGCGGTGATGCACTACTTCAAAAGACAATTACAGTAGACTTTTTAACCCATAAAAGAGTTAAAAATGAAGGACAAGCACCTCAATATTATGTAGAAAACAGCCATCCAGCCATAATTACTAAAGAGATGTTTGAAGCTGTTCAAAAAGAGATGAAAAGACGCTCTAAGCTTAGAGGTTTTGGTGACAAAGAAAGAAGGTCCAAACACAGCAGTAAGTATCCATTCTCAGGGAAGATAATCTGTAGTAGTTGCGGGGCAGTATACAGAAGAAAACGCTGGGGACCAACTAATAAATATAAGAAGTATGTTTGGAACTGCAGAACAAGAGATGAAAACGGTCCTGAAGCTTGTAATATGAAAGCAGTAGATGAAGAAAAACTGAAAGCAGCATTTGTTAGAGTGGTTAACAAGGTAATAAAGGATAGTGATGGATTTATAAAGAAAATGATGGGCAATATAGAAAAAGTGCTAAATGAAAATAAAGATGAAGCAAAATTAAAAACTATAGACTCAAGACTAGCAGAGCTTAGAGAGCAGATAACGAATCTAATAAGGCTAAATTCTAGAAGCAGTATTGACAGTGATATTTATGATGAAGAATACAACAGACTGGTTTTGGAGATGGAAAACTTAAGGAGCCAACGTTTGGCATATACAAAAACTGAAATGGAGTGTAAGAATAATTATTCTAGGGTTAGAGAGATTGAGAAAATACTGAATGAGTATGAATTGATAAATAGTTTTGATGAAGAATTATTTAGGGTATTAGTAGAAAAGATAAAAGTTGTATCTTTGATTGAAGTGGAGTTTGTTTTGAAGACAGGGGTTATGGTTAGGGAGATATTGTAA